Proteins from one Sylvia atricapilla isolate bSylAtr1 chromosome 1, bSylAtr1.pri, whole genome shotgun sequence genomic window:
- the HUS1 gene encoding checkpoint protein HUS1 isoform X1, translated as MCEASVSQTAFCSGGRGAAMRFRAKIVDLACLNHFSRLINTIAKLAKTCILRLTVCKLYFILSDKVANGGASMWCELSQGNFFDEFQMEGVAAEHNEIYLELVPENLSRALKTSQSAKAVKIKLTNKHCPCLRVAVELEHPLFSLKPSLSSSSRIVTHDIPVGVIPRRMWNDFREPSVPDFDVSIYLPVLKTMKNVVERMKNLSNFIVIEANLSGEMNLKIETDLVSVTTHFKDLGNPPWASEDGCQSSAQGRDLESMTEACIDIKKLQQLLAAQQVNPTKALCNIVHKRIVHFILLHEEVSLQYFIPAIA; from the exons ATGTGTGAGGCTTCTGTCTCCCAGACCGCCTTCTGTAGCGGCGGGCGAGGGGCCGCCATGCGATTTCGGGCTAAGATCGTGGATCTCGCCTGCCTCAACCACTTCAGCC GTCTCATTAACACAATCGCCAAGTTAGCCAAGACCTGCATCCTGCGCCTTACTGTCTGCAAGCTGTACTTCATCCTCTCCGATAAAGTAGCGAATGGAGGCGCCAGTATGTGGTGTGAGCTGAGCCAG GGGAATTTCTTCGATGAATTTCAGATGGAAGGAGTAGCTGCAGAGCACAATGAAATCTATTTAGAGCTGGTGCCTGAAAACCTGTCGAGAGCATTAAAAACTTCCCAGAGTGCAAAGGCAGTGAAGATCAAGTTGACTAATAAACACTGTCCCTGTCTCAGAGTTGCTGTGGAGCTA GAGcatcctctcttttctcttaagCCATCCTTATCAAGCAGCAGTAGGATTGTGACACATGACATTCCTGTGGGCGTTATTCCCAGAAGAATGTGGAATGACTTCAGAGAGCCCAGTGTGCCAGACTTTGAT GTCAGTATTTACCTTCCAGTGCTGAAAACAATGAAGAATGTTGTGGAAAGAATGAAGAATCTCAGCAATTTCATT GTGATTGAAGCAAACTTGAGTGGAGAAATGAACTTGAAAATAGAAACTGACTTAGTATCTGTAACAACACATTTTAAAGACTTGGGAAATCCTCCCTGGG CATCAGAGGATGGATGTCAAAGTTCTGCTCAAGGCAGAGATCTGGAAAGTATGACTGAAGCATGCATAGACATCAAGAAGCTGCAACAGCTGCTTGCTGCACAGCAGGTCAATCCTACAAAAGCATTGTGCA ATATTGTACATAAAAGAATTGTCCACTTCATCTTGCTCCATGAGGAGGTTTCACTTCAATATTTTATTCCAGCAATTGCCTGA
- the HUS1 gene encoding checkpoint protein HUS1 isoform X2 translates to MCEASVSQTAFCSGGRGAAMRFRAKIVDLACLNHFSRLINTIAKLAKTCILRLTVCKLYFILSDKVANGGASMWCELSQGNFFDEFQMEGVAAEHNEIYLELVPENLSRALKTSQSAKAVKIKLTNKHCPCLRVAVELPSLSSSSRIVTHDIPVGVIPRRMWNDFREPSVPDFDVSIYLPVLKTMKNVVERMKNLSNFIVIEANLSGEMNLKIETDLVSVTTHFKDLGNPPWASEDGCQSSAQGRDLESMTEACIDIKKLQQLLAAQQVNPTKALCNIVHKRIVHFILLHEEVSLQYFIPAIA, encoded by the exons ATGTGTGAGGCTTCTGTCTCCCAGACCGCCTTCTGTAGCGGCGGGCGAGGGGCCGCCATGCGATTTCGGGCTAAGATCGTGGATCTCGCCTGCCTCAACCACTTCAGCC GTCTCATTAACACAATCGCCAAGTTAGCCAAGACCTGCATCCTGCGCCTTACTGTCTGCAAGCTGTACTTCATCCTCTCCGATAAAGTAGCGAATGGAGGCGCCAGTATGTGGTGTGAGCTGAGCCAG GGGAATTTCTTCGATGAATTTCAGATGGAAGGAGTAGCTGCAGAGCACAATGAAATCTATTTAGAGCTGGTGCCTGAAAACCTGTCGAGAGCATTAAAAACTTCCCAGAGTGCAAAGGCAGTGAAGATCAAGTTGACTAATAAACACTGTCCCTGTCTCAGAGTTGCTGTGGAGCTA CCATCCTTATCAAGCAGCAGTAGGATTGTGACACATGACATTCCTGTGGGCGTTATTCCCAGAAGAATGTGGAATGACTTCAGAGAGCCCAGTGTGCCAGACTTTGAT GTCAGTATTTACCTTCCAGTGCTGAAAACAATGAAGAATGTTGTGGAAAGAATGAAGAATCTCAGCAATTTCATT GTGATTGAAGCAAACTTGAGTGGAGAAATGAACTTGAAAATAGAAACTGACTTAGTATCTGTAACAACACATTTTAAAGACTTGGGAAATCCTCCCTGGG CATCAGAGGATGGATGTCAAAGTTCTGCTCAAGGCAGAGATCTGGAAAGTATGACTGAAGCATGCATAGACATCAAGAAGCTGCAACAGCTGCTTGCTGCACAGCAGGTCAATCCTACAAAAGCATTGTGCA ATATTGTACATAAAAGAATTGTCCACTTCATCTTGCTCCATGAGGAGGTTTCACTTCAATATTTTATTCCAGCAATTGCCTGA
- the HUS1 gene encoding checkpoint protein HUS1 isoform X3, producing MCEASVSQTAFCSGGRGAAMRFRAKIVDLACLNHFSRLINTIAKLAKTCILRLTVCKLYFILSDKVANGGASMWCELSQPSLSSSSRIVTHDIPVGVIPRRMWNDFREPSVPDFDVSIYLPVLKTMKNVVERMKNLSNFIVIEANLSGEMNLKIETDLVSVTTHFKDLGNPPWASEDGCQSSAQGRDLESMTEACIDIKKLQQLLAAQQVNPTKALCNIVHKRIVHFILLHEEVSLQYFIPAIA from the exons ATGTGTGAGGCTTCTGTCTCCCAGACCGCCTTCTGTAGCGGCGGGCGAGGGGCCGCCATGCGATTTCGGGCTAAGATCGTGGATCTCGCCTGCCTCAACCACTTCAGCC GTCTCATTAACACAATCGCCAAGTTAGCCAAGACCTGCATCCTGCGCCTTACTGTCTGCAAGCTGTACTTCATCCTCTCCGATAAAGTAGCGAATGGAGGCGCCAGTATGTGGTGTGAGCTGAGCCAG CCATCCTTATCAAGCAGCAGTAGGATTGTGACACATGACATTCCTGTGGGCGTTATTCCCAGAAGAATGTGGAATGACTTCAGAGAGCCCAGTGTGCCAGACTTTGAT GTCAGTATTTACCTTCCAGTGCTGAAAACAATGAAGAATGTTGTGGAAAGAATGAAGAATCTCAGCAATTTCATT GTGATTGAAGCAAACTTGAGTGGAGAAATGAACTTGAAAATAGAAACTGACTTAGTATCTGTAACAACACATTTTAAAGACTTGGGAAATCCTCCCTGGG CATCAGAGGATGGATGTCAAAGTTCTGCTCAAGGCAGAGATCTGGAAAGTATGACTGAAGCATGCATAGACATCAAGAAGCTGCAACAGCTGCTTGCTGCACAGCAGGTCAATCCTACAAAAGCATTGTGCA ATATTGTACATAAAAGAATTGTCCACTTCATCTTGCTCCATGAGGAGGTTTCACTTCAATATTTTATTCCAGCAATTGCCTGA